One Etheostoma cragini isolate CJK2018 chromosome 19, CSU_Ecrag_1.0, whole genome shotgun sequence DNA segment encodes these proteins:
- the LOC117935181 gene encoding type II inositol 3,4-bisphosphate 4-phosphatase-like: MEGETPPEHKCPAVCDSLHSSIHDKENSPMMRAVLCSQVCKVYRFLREDQRWLLVREQMSETPLSFSLPKQLLSTLIRSYTSRIQEVKELGDLPPHWDGLRRDVIDHCTHLIACYQATLAELEKLPDSSCFKSSSRKSDKHLQFVPTNLHSQRMEVTCPNSAGSSSALSFPRCPSYRPDVPLIGLMSLLSA, from the exons ATGGAGGGAGAAACTCCTCCCGAACACAAG TGTCCTGCCGTGTGCGACAGTCTTCACAGCTCCATCCATGACAAAGAAAACAGTCCAATGATGAGAGCTG tgctGTGTTCCCAGGTGTGTAAGGTGTACAGGTTTCTGAGGGAGGatcaaagatggctgctggTTCGGGAACAGATGTCGGAGACgccactctctttctctctccccaaaCAGCTGCTGAGCACGCTCATACGCAGCTACACCAgcag GATCCAGGAAGTGAAGGAGCTCGGCGACCTCCCCCCCCACTGGGATGGTCTCCGCCGCGACGTCATCGACCACTGCACCCACCTGATCGCCTGTTACCAGGCAACGCTCGCCGAGCTCGAAAAACTCCCAG ACTCGTCCTGCTTCAAGTCGAGCAGCAGGAAATCAGACAAGCACCTCCAGTTCGTCCCGACCAACCTGCACTCTCAGAGGATGGAGGTCACCTGTCCAAACAGCGCAGGTTCGTCCTCTGCTTTATCTTTTC CCCGATGTCCCTCTTATCGGCCCGATGTCCCTCTTATCGGCCTGATGTCCCTCTTATCCGCCTGA